One genomic window of Candidatus Poribacteria bacterium includes the following:
- the dgoD gene encoding galactonate dehydratase: MGKDSAVKISHINTYLVNGGRNHLFVKVVTDDGIEGIGEAYSCGPDTATVEVIHDFEEWLVGEDPRNIEFLWQKMYTFSRFPGGSVVNAAISGIEQALWDVSARELGVPVWRLLGGKCRDRIRVYQGIGADPDQALRLIERYGYTAFKMGPFEPGSDQQPVNSHPRVAAERLRRLRDALGDDIDIGVDPHAKIFEPIRAIQMADALAPYKPFFFEEPLRPENIAALAGVRAKVNVPIATGEMLYTKFEFREALVLGAADILQPDICLTGGVGEMKRIAGMAEAFYTNIAPHNPMGPVATAVNVHFAASTQNFLILEYIPDDAEPRSLWVKEPLRVKHGTIEVPDTPGYGVELNEEVFGRFPAKRWHRGFSYQRDGAVAYL; encoded by the coding sequence CGCATATCAACACCTATCTCGTCAACGGAGGGCGGAACCACCTCTTCGTCAAGGTCGTCACCGACGACGGCATCGAGGGGATCGGCGAAGCCTACTCGTGCGGACCCGACACGGCGACCGTCGAGGTCATCCACGACTTCGAGGAGTGGCTCGTCGGCGAGGACCCGCGCAACATCGAGTTCCTCTGGCAGAAGATGTACACGTTCAGCCGATTCCCGGGCGGCTCCGTCGTCAACGCGGCGATCAGCGGGATCGAGCAGGCGCTGTGGGACGTGTCCGCGCGGGAGCTCGGCGTTCCCGTGTGGCGGCTCCTAGGCGGCAAGTGCCGCGACCGTATCCGTGTGTACCAGGGCATCGGGGCGGACCCGGATCAGGCGCTCCGGCTCATCGAGCGCTACGGCTACACGGCGTTCAAGATGGGGCCCTTCGAACCCGGCAGCGACCAGCAGCCCGTCAATTCCCACCCGCGCGTCGCGGCGGAGCGGCTCCGTCGGCTGCGCGACGCCCTCGGCGACGATATCGACATCGGCGTCGATCCGCACGCGAAGATCTTCGAACCGATCCGCGCCATCCAAATGGCGGATGCCCTCGCGCCCTACAAGCCCTTCTTCTTCGAGGAACCCCTGCGTCCGGAGAACATCGCTGCGCTTGCCGGCGTCCGCGCCAAGGTGAACGTCCCCATCGCCACGGGCGAGATGCTCTACACGAAGTTCGAGTTCCGCGAGGCGCTCGTCCTCGGCGCGGCGGACATCCTCCAGCCCGACATCTGCCTGACGGGCGGCGTCGGCGAGATGAAGCGGATCGCCGGCATGGCGGAGGCGTTCTACACGAACATCGCGCCGCACAACCCCATGGGACCCGTCGCGACGGCGGTGAACGTCCACTTCGCCGCGTCGACGCAGAACTTCCTCATCCTCGAATACATCCCCGACGACGCCGAGCCGCGGTCGCTGTGGGTCAAGGAGCCGCTACGGGTGAAGCACGGCACCATCGAGGTTCCCGACACTCCGGGCTACGGCGTCGAGCTGAACGAGGAGGTGTTCGGTCGGTTCCCGGCGAAGCGTTGGCATCGAGGGTTCTCCTACCAGCGCGACGGCGCGGTCGCGTATCTCTGA